Within the Oncorhynchus clarkii lewisi isolate Uvic-CL-2024 chromosome 2, UVic_Ocla_1.0, whole genome shotgun sequence genome, the region GGTGTATGGTCAGGTGGGAGGGACGGTCACACTCCCCAGATTGAAGTGGGGTTCAGATAAGGTGACGGACGGTACAATGGTACTTTGGGATGGACCAAAAATCTTTGATATTCCGCAATGCCCAGGGTCGAGAGATAATAGGTGAGTGAGATTAGTGCGAGAGGGTATCCAGCTTTAATCAAGCGTGACCATTTTTTTTGAGCTAGAAACATATTGAGCTTAACAGTATTTGGTAGTTGGCTTTTTTTAACGTGATTTTGACTAGCTTACAATTTGAGGGTTGCTGGCAAACAGAATATCAGGTGCCTACTACTGTTGTTCTCTTGAGCACTTAACCCTTGACCTGCTCAGGTTTACTGCTCTGCCTCTGCAGGTAGCCCTCTGCTGCTTCCACGTTCTCATATGTTTGTGTGGTGTCCAGGTGGTTGGGAATAATATAAGACAGCAAGAAGACACATTTCTCattcacactactactactactactactactactattaatcaCTTGATTATTGACATGCAGATCCAGAGTGGAAAGACAGGCTGTCTCTGTCCAAGACTGACTTCTCCCTGATCATCAACAAAATCAGACTGGAGGACTTCAAATCCTTCAAATGTGAACTGAAAGATTTCAGCCCAAAACAAATTACCTTAATCACCACATTCAGACTGTCCCGTGGTAAGTGCAGAGTGATAGAGAGAAGGGATTTCTATGTCTCATGTCTGTTATGAGAAAGATGAGGAAGGAAATGGGGACATTGTGTTCTGTCACCATCATGTGGGGGAAACAAGTACTGCACACGCATGTATGCAAATGTACCTTTgtttacccctcctctctctctctgtctctctctctctctctctcttctctctctctctccctctcttggtctctctctttctctctctctctctctctctctctctctctctctctctctctctctctctctctctctctctctctctctctctctctctctctctctctctctctctctctccctctcttggtctctctctttctctctctctctctctctctctctctctctctctctctctctctctctctctctctctctctctctctctctctctctctctctctttctctctctctccctctcttggtctctctctctctctctctctctctctctctctctctctctctctcgcgctctctctctctttctttgctctctctctctctctctctctctctctctctctctctctctctctctctctctctctctgtctctgtctctctctatttctctctctctccatctctcctctctcagtgagTGTACAGCCAGTCTCTCCCCTGTTGGCTGGGAAGAATCTTAATCTGAAGTGTGACATAAAGGAAATAATTGAGGGGACACAGAGAAGATGGCTTAGTCCCCAGAAACAGGACCTGAACAAGGACAAGCGTGCCCAGATTGGAAATAACGGGGGCCTGACCGTAATGAATGTCACAGGCCAAGACAATGGAGAGTGGACCTGTGTGGTGACATACCAGGGCAGGGAAGCCTATGCCAACACCCCTGTTACTGTAATAGGTAAGTGTTAAATTGTATGGTCTTCTAGATTATGGTTTATGGTGTTCTAGATTAAATCATTTCCCCTCAAGAAGTAAAATGTCTTCAGACTGAGGTTAAACTgcccctctcctcactctcttgctctctctcactctctcaatctCGCTCCCCTTCTCAGACCTCTCCCCTGCTCATCCACAGCCTATCTACacctccgtctcctccctctctcttctccatctgcCATGTTTCTTTTCCATTCCGCTTCCTCTATCCTGGTCAGACAGCCAGGAGAAGGGCATCCAGGGAGGCCGCTGGACCTTTACCCCAAGCCCAGCGGCAGGCTCCCTCACTGGGGTCGTCCAGACCCTCGTCAACCTCTCCCCGGGGCCTCCATTAGCCTGGGTGGCCAATCAGAAGAGAGGGCTGGATGTCTCAGCCCTGCAGAGGAAAAATCTAAACCTCTCCCTGTCAAAGAAAGGGGTGACGGAGGGGGACAGGGGCGACTACACCTGCGCTGTGGAGTTCCAGAGGGGGGACACCCTGAAGAGAGAAATGCGTGTGGAGGTGCTACAGGGTAAGTCAAGCTTTGTGGCAGTCCTGAGAAAATGTGCTTCTCCTTTCTTCCTACCTTCTTTACTTCCTAACTTTGTCGctaccttccttcctccttccttttAACTCTTCCCTTGCTTATTTCCCACTTCTTTCTGCCTACAAAAGTGAGGAGTGACAAATCACTTTGATTTGTCAGCGCTCAATTGTATAATCAGTACCTCCCGACATCTCTCTAaccttcccttcttccctctctatccctctttccctctttctcccttcattGTCATTCAAACCCGCCAGACCATCGTCATGGCAATGCAACTCCCTCTTTCTATGCTTCTGTTTATTGCACCCAGACAGTTTTCTCATCTCCTTCTGTCGTTCATTGGGAACAGTCTGTCCCCGGTGTATTGTGACCTGTGTCTAATTCATTGGATAATACACTTGTCTGGCTCCACTTGTTTTAATAGTGTTTAATGAGGTTTCTCTCTGCCAGGATAATATGCCAGCTGGATGGATActaacaaaaaaaatgtgtttctacacgtttttgggaaaaaaaaagtaaaaaaatattttgtctgtCTCTGCCTTTTTATCACATCAAAAAGGtgaattttctttctttctctgtctgtctcactctcgctcacgctctctctctctctctcttgctctctctctcctgtccagtgtTTACCTCTCCAGGTCCAGTGGCCTTTTTAGGTCAGGAGGTCAACCTCACCTGTACCCTGGGCCagcctctgacctctgacctggaaGTGAAATGGATCCCACCAcatcactcctccctcctccctttagactcctccccccaccccacccttcTCACCATCCCCGAAGCGACGTATGGAAATGGTGGGAGGTGGAGGTGTGAATTGTGGAGGAACAAAACCAAGCTGACGTCAGTGGAGATCACTCTGAAGATAGGTGAGAAAGGAGAAACAGGAAGTGACATGGTCAGGATGTGGTTAGggtgtgtggtgagtgtgtgtgtagaggttagGTTGTACCTATTGAGGTTAGGGTGAAATTAGCCTCACTGGTCAGTGGCCATGCTTACTGCAGCACTTTAAACAGtatagtactacagtactactacagtaATTAAGTACAATGTACTTATAGCAGACAGTACTATAAGCCTGTAAAGAAGGAAGCTCTGATGTGTGCTTTGCACACCTACCTTACAGGTATGCTATTCAGTATGCTATGAGCATAGAGGTATATTTCAGTAAAGCCTACCCAGAAATACAATATATcacttaaaaaaaattataatactCTTATTGAAAACCACATACTGTCATACGTTAATACTTCTTTATTGGTTTGATAGGCTGTAAAGTTATCAGTGTAAATGTAAAGTTATCAGTGTAAATGTAAAGTTATCATTGTAAATGTAAAGTTATCAGTGTAAATGTAAAGTTATCAGTGTAAATGTAAAgtgatctttatttaactaggcaagtcagttaagaacaaattcttattttcaatgacggcctaggaatggtgggttaaatgcctgttcaggggcagaacgacagatttgtaccttgtcagctcgggaggtttgaacttgcaaccttccggttactagtctaactctctaaccactaggctaccctgccgacccaACTGGGGTAAATGTAAAGTTATCTGGGGTAAATGTAAAGTTATCTGGGGTAAATTTAAAGTTATCTGGGGTAAATGTAAAGTTATCTGGGGTAAATGTAAAGTTATCTGGGGTAAATTTAAAGAAATCTGAGGTAAATGTAAAGTTATCAGTGTAAATGTAAAGTTATCAGTGTAGAACTTGCATACTGATTCTGTTTCTCTTGATATTGTTCTGATGGACAGAGCGAGTCCCCATGGACGTGTGGCTGTTGGTCACCATCTGTGCCGCAGCcgtcatcttcatcctcctcctcatcctcactgTCATCCTCATCCGACGCCACAGACAGGTACAGTTTGGTGATTTAATCAGATATTTATTTTAGCATAAAAATGTACTCACTATCTCTTACATTTTGCTGTGTCTTGTTGGTAGTGTTACTGAgctttcctgtgtgtgtttctgtcggTTTTCAGCGGGTGATGATGCCCAGACGTGGCAAACGCAGATTCTGCAACTGCCAAGAGTGAGTGTAATTTCCTGCGCACGCacgcgc harbors:
- the LOC139366845 gene encoding LOW QUALITY PROTEIN: T-cell surface glycoprotein CD4-like (The sequence of the model RefSeq protein was modified relative to this genomic sequence to represent the inferred CDS: deleted 1 base in 1 codon), with the translated sequence MNYVSGFLSIVIALFISSTGAEDVVYGQVGGTVTLPRLKWGSDKVRTVQWYFGMDQKSLIFRNAQGREIIDPEWKDRLSLSKTDFSLIINKIRLEDFKSFKCELKDFSPKQITLITTFRLSRVSVQPVSPLLAGKNLNLKCDIKEIIEGTQRRWLSPQKQDLNKDKRAQIGNNGGLTVMNVTGQDNGEWTCVVTYQGREAYANTPVTVIDLSPAHPQPIYTSVSSLSLLHLPCFFSIPLPLSWSDSQEKGIQGGRWTFTPSPAAGSLTGVVQTLVNLSPGPPLAWVANQKRGLDVSALQRKNLNLSLSKKGVTEGDRGDYTCAVEFQRGDTLKREMRVEVLQVFTSPGPVAFLGQEVNLTCTLGQPLTSDLEVKWIPPHHSSLLPLDSSPHPTLLTIPEATYGNGGRWRCELWRNKTKLTSVEITLKIERVPMDVWLLVTICAAAVIFILLLILTVILIRRHRQRVMMPRRGKRRFCNCQDPKPKGFYRN